A genomic stretch from Arachis stenosperma cultivar V10309 chromosome 3, arast.V10309.gnm1.PFL2, whole genome shotgun sequence includes:
- the LOC130968757 gene encoding probable polyol transporter 4 isoform X1 — translation MGFQENGNGEMGLSGIPLGAKNKYKRMNSEFPETDDNDVDDVITQQQQHERRDSTRKYVIACAIFASLNNVLLGYDVGVMSGAVIFIKEDLNITEVQVEILVGILSIISLFGSLGGGRTSDIIGRKWTMALAAVVFQSGGLTMTLAPSYTVLMIGRFLAGIGIGFGVMISPIYIAEISPNVARGSLTTFPEIFINVGILLGYVSNYAFSGLPAHISWRIMLAVGVLPSLFIGFALFVIPESPRWLVMQNRIDEARLVLAKTNDNDKEVEERLAEIQHAAGIANSEKYEDKPVWRELLFPPPALRRMLITGLGIQCFQQISGIDATVYYSPEILEAAGIKDKSKLLGDTVAVGITKTVFILVAIILIDKLGRRPLLLISTIGMTVCLFSIGATLALFGQGPFVIALAILFVCGNVAFFSVGLGPVCWVITSEIFPLRVRAQASALGAVANRVCSGLVAMSFLSVCRAITVAGTFFLFSAISALAIVFVYMLVPETKGKSLEQIELMFQNEHGIQVSETELGDVEQLVQNKTDSMN, via the exons ATGGGGTTCCAAGAAAATGGGAATGGCGAAATGGGCTTGTCTGGGATCCCGTTGGGAGCCAAGAACAAGTACAAGAGAATGAACAGCGAGTTCCCTGAGACCGACGACAACGATGTTGATGATGTCATCACACAACAGCAACAACATGAAAGAAGAGACAGTACAAGAAAATATGTGATAGCATGTGCTATCTTTGCTTCTCTCAACAATGTCCTTCTTGGCTATG ATGTAGGGGTTATGAGTGGAGCAGTTATATTTATCAAAGAAGATCTGAACATAACGGAGGTTCAGGTAGAAATTTTGGTTGGTATTTTGAGCATTATTTCTCTATTTGGTAGCTTGGGTGGTGGAAGAACATCTGATATTATTGGTAGAAAATGGACAATGGCATTAGCCGCAGTCGTCTTCCAATCGGGCGGATTAACAATGACTCTTGCCCCTTCCTATACAGTACTAATGATTGGAAGATTTCTGGCAGGAATTGGAATTGGGTTTGGTGTTATGATCTCCCCTATTTATATTGCTGAGATATCCCCAAATGTTGCGAGAGGCTCGCTTACCACATTTCCGGAGATTTTTATAAATGTAGGAATCTTGCTTGGTTATGTATCAAATTATGCATTTTCTGGCCTTCCAGCACACATTAGTTGGAGGATAATGCTCGCTGTGGGAGTTTTGCCCTCGCTCTTCATTGGCTTTGCTCTCTTCGTTATTCCTGAGTCACCAAGATGGTTGGTAATGCAGAACCGAATCGACGAAGCGAGATTAGTGCTCGCGAAAACAAATGACAATGATAAAGAAGTGGAGGAGAGACTGGCAGAAATACAACATGCTGCTGGAATTGCCAATTCTGAGAAATACGAGGACAAACCGGTCTGGAGGGAGCTTCTCTTTCCTCCTCCTGCTCTTCGCCGGATGCTGATTACTGGACTAGGGATTCAATGTTTTCAACAGATCTCAGGGATTGATGCAACTGTGTATTACAGCCCCGAAATTCTAGAGGCAGCCGGGATTAAGGATAAATCTAAACTTCTTGGTGATACAGTTGCTGTAGGTATAACCAAGACTGTTTTTATCTTGGTTGCAATCATTCTTATCGACAAACTTGGTCGGAGGCCGCTTCTCTTAATTAGCACAATTGGGATGACAGTCTGTCTGTTCAGCATAGGGGCTACTCTAGCTTTGTTTGGACAAGGGCCGTTTGTGATTGCAttggcgattctgtttgtttgtGGAAATGTAGCTTTCTTCTCAGTTGGACTCGGCCCGGTGTGTTGGGTTATTACATCAGAGATCTTCCCTTTAAGAGTTCGTGCTCAAGCGTCTGCGCTTGGTGCTGTGGCTAACCGGGTTTGCAGTGGCCTAGTAGCCATGTCTTTCTTGTCTGTGTGTCGTGCAATTACAGTTGCTGGAACattctttctgttttctgcTATTTCTGCTCTTGCCATTGTATTTGTTTACATGCTTGTTCCCGAAACGAAAGGGAAGTCATTGGAGCAGATAGAGTTAATGTTTCAGAATGAACATGGGATTCAAGTAAGCGAAACGGAGCTAGGAGATGTTGAACAACTTGTGCAGAACAAAACTGATTCAATGAATTAG
- the LOC130968757 gene encoding probable polyol transporter 4 isoform X2, translating to MSGAVIFIKEDLNITEVQVEILVGILSIISLFGSLGGGRTSDIIGRKWTMALAAVVFQSGGLTMTLAPSYTVLMIGRFLAGIGIGFGVMISPIYIAEISPNVARGSLTTFPEIFINVGILLGYVSNYAFSGLPAHISWRIMLAVGVLPSLFIGFALFVIPESPRWLVMQNRIDEARLVLAKTNDNDKEVEERLAEIQHAAGIANSEKYEDKPVWRELLFPPPALRRMLITGLGIQCFQQISGIDATVYYSPEILEAAGIKDKSKLLGDTVAVGITKTVFILVAIILIDKLGRRPLLLISTIGMTVCLFSIGATLALFGQGPFVIALAILFVCGNVAFFSVGLGPVCWVITSEIFPLRVRAQASALGAVANRVCSGLVAMSFLSVCRAITVAGTFFLFSAISALAIVFVYMLVPETKGKSLEQIELMFQNEHGIQVSETELGDVEQLVQNKTDSMN from the coding sequence ATGAGTGGAGCAGTTATATTTATCAAAGAAGATCTGAACATAACGGAGGTTCAGGTAGAAATTTTGGTTGGTATTTTGAGCATTATTTCTCTATTTGGTAGCTTGGGTGGTGGAAGAACATCTGATATTATTGGTAGAAAATGGACAATGGCATTAGCCGCAGTCGTCTTCCAATCGGGCGGATTAACAATGACTCTTGCCCCTTCCTATACAGTACTAATGATTGGAAGATTTCTGGCAGGAATTGGAATTGGGTTTGGTGTTATGATCTCCCCTATTTATATTGCTGAGATATCCCCAAATGTTGCGAGAGGCTCGCTTACCACATTTCCGGAGATTTTTATAAATGTAGGAATCTTGCTTGGTTATGTATCAAATTATGCATTTTCTGGCCTTCCAGCACACATTAGTTGGAGGATAATGCTCGCTGTGGGAGTTTTGCCCTCGCTCTTCATTGGCTTTGCTCTCTTCGTTATTCCTGAGTCACCAAGATGGTTGGTAATGCAGAACCGAATCGACGAAGCGAGATTAGTGCTCGCGAAAACAAATGACAATGATAAAGAAGTGGAGGAGAGACTGGCAGAAATACAACATGCTGCTGGAATTGCCAATTCTGAGAAATACGAGGACAAACCGGTCTGGAGGGAGCTTCTCTTTCCTCCTCCTGCTCTTCGCCGGATGCTGATTACTGGACTAGGGATTCAATGTTTTCAACAGATCTCAGGGATTGATGCAACTGTGTATTACAGCCCCGAAATTCTAGAGGCAGCCGGGATTAAGGATAAATCTAAACTTCTTGGTGATACAGTTGCTGTAGGTATAACCAAGACTGTTTTTATCTTGGTTGCAATCATTCTTATCGACAAACTTGGTCGGAGGCCGCTTCTCTTAATTAGCACAATTGGGATGACAGTCTGTCTGTTCAGCATAGGGGCTACTCTAGCTTTGTTTGGACAAGGGCCGTTTGTGATTGCAttggcgattctgtttgtttgtGGAAATGTAGCTTTCTTCTCAGTTGGACTCGGCCCGGTGTGTTGGGTTATTACATCAGAGATCTTCCCTTTAAGAGTTCGTGCTCAAGCGTCTGCGCTTGGTGCTGTGGCTAACCGGGTTTGCAGTGGCCTAGTAGCCATGTCTTTCTTGTCTGTGTGTCGTGCAATTACAGTTGCTGGAACattctttctgttttctgcTATTTCTGCTCTTGCCATTGTATTTGTTTACATGCTTGTTCCCGAAACGAAAGGGAAGTCATTGGAGCAGATAGAGTTAATGTTTCAGAATGAACATGGGATTCAAGTAAGCGAAACGGAGCTAGGAGATGTTGAACAACTTGTGCAGAACAAAACTGATTCAATGAATTAG
- the LOC130967663 gene encoding uncharacterized protein LOC130967663 yields the protein MENIKHSDVQVKGLKLHVAEIGTGSKAVVFLHGFPEIWYTWRHQMVAVANSGYRAIAFDFRGYGLSEQPPQPEKETMFDLIDEILGLLDALNITKAFLVGKDFGSIPGYLTAALHPERVAAVINLGIPFILPGESAVRNDLLPKGFYITRWQEPGRAEADFGRFDVKSVIRNIYTLFSSSEIPIAADDQEIMDLFDPSKPLPPWFSEEDLQTYASLYENSGFRYPLQVPYRSLNKDCGLSDPKVSVPALLIMGEKDYVIKFPGMEDYIRSGAVKQFVPDMEITYIPEGSHFVHEQVPDKVNQLIIDFLDKQNV from the exons ATGGAGAACATCAAACACAGTGATGTCCAAGTGAAGGGGCTCAAGCTGCATGTGGCAGAGATTGGAACCG GGTCAAAGGCAGTGGTATTCTTGCATGGATTCCCAGAAATCTGGTACACATGGAGGCATCAGATGGTTGCTGTGGCCAACTCCGGCTACAGGGCTATTGCCTTCGATTTCAGAGGCTATGGACTTTCTGAGCAGCCACCTCAGCCTGAGAAAGAAACCATGTTTGATTTGATTGATGAAATCTTGGGTCTCTTGGATGCTTTAAACATCACCAAG GCTTTCCTTGTTGGTAAGGATTTTGGTTCCATCCCAGGGTATCTTACAGCAGCTCTGCACCCAGAAAGAGTAGCTGCAGTTATAAATTTGGGCATCCCTTTCATTCTTCCGGGTGAATCCGCCGTCCGGAACGACCTTCTCCCCAAAGGCTTCTATATTACCAGGTGGCAG GAACCTGGGAGGGCAGAAGCAGATTTCGGCCGTTTCGATGTGAAGTCAGTTATAAGGAACATCTACACTCTGTTCTCTAGCAGCGAGATACCAATAGCAGCTGATGATCAAGAAATCATGGACTTGTTTGATCCCTCTAAACCGCTTCCACCATGGTTCTCTGAGGAAGACCTTCAAACCTATGCATCACTCTATGAAAATTCTGGATTCAGATATCCATTGCAGGTTCCTTACAG GAGTCTCAATAAAGATTGTGGCTTAAGTGACCCAAAAGTGAGTGTTCCTGCACTTTTAATAATGGGTGAGAAAGATTATGTGATCAAGTTTCCAGGAATGGAGGACTACATCAGAAGTGGAGCAGTGAAACAATTTGTGCCAGACATGGAAATCACATATATTCCAGAAGGAAGCCATTTTGTGCATGAACAAGTTCCAGACAAGGTCAACCAGCTCATTATTGACTTCCTTGACAAACAAAATGTTTGA
- the LOC130965690 gene encoding uncharacterized protein LOC130965690 — protein MEIVPVEKENTPIQKSLYKETLLTGPGLEENPETSNFMDDDEPNPEDKWYKDDEDVLNGEKSFNPCPTIPVSKEEFEEWCKPWKNTLMVKVLGKRVTFAFMKQRLQRDWEGKGKIHVIDMNRDYFLVHFSDEEYYNHALMEGPWMVAGHYLIVQRWRPFFLSGSTEARKIAAWIRIPNLPIELYNHRFLWRVGSAIGHMLKIDRTTSIHSRGKFARICVEIDLTKQLVPRISVLGCELHLKYEGLYQICFSCGRYGHRSEPCTENPSIIGDPLDDVGTGTNLPMNGTTVHGDNQNRKFEEPQNQHKNDTHGNGQNNPDFGPWVMVKRYSNKKKIQIGQRYSHENQKQVTKNNYEKDEVPTRKDPDGSRFTILHKETSEDAQVCLERGDKTHKEIEVNGLPQTQAQHEMVNSPIQKKVLRHRAGKNPQNQKKALPLPKGLSDPGRKPNHNKNKEKNPIIASPNPKGLAAQPKAVEGKGKESELEGMELMVKEYMKRMEREKWEAFNSSKNARMMLDQHVVRENMLFNTEMSHYSLDERAEIGEPKGNQVKKSDVLMIEAGSRDSIEETSSRGRIGPDHGAPARKGTGSKAFPSIIRDLRQEYEANFFFLLETHVSGSRGKQIRDKIGFDKSFVVDAMGHSGGIWCLWDSSVWNVDVLDHDRQYVHLQVSGKNSISWLLIAVYGSPQRVTRRALWNSLEGYARNVNLPWCLLGDFNAMLHDYKKHGGTMNNNQSACREFQECISNSGLVDLGYSGWPFTWKIRNHAERLDRGLSNLEWQISFPEAYVKHLPMLKSDHSPIVPTHG, from the exons ATGGAAATTGTTCCAGTTGAGAAGGAAAATACACCAATTCAAAAAAGTTTATACAAAGAAACTCTTCTGACCGGTCCTGGTCTAGAAGAGAATCCTGAGACATCGAACTTTATGGACGATGATGAACCCAACCCGGAGGATAAGTGGTATAAGGATGATGAGGATGTTTTAAATGGTGAAAAATCTTTTAATCCTTGTCCCACGATTCCAGTGTCAAAAGAGGAATTTGAGGAATGGTGCAAACCATGGAAAAATACTCTGATGGTCAAAGTGTTGGGAAAGCGTGTGACTTTCGCCTTTATGAAGCAACGCCTTCAAAGAGACTGGGAAGGTAAAGGTAAGATTCATGTTATTGATATGAATCGTGACTATTTCTTGGTTCATTTTTCAGATGAGGAGTACTATAATCATGCGCTTATGGAAGGGCCTTGGATGGTCGCTGGGCACTACCTTATTGTCCAGAGATGGAGACCTTTTTTCTTATCAGGATCTACAGAAGCTAGGAAAATCGCTGCCTGGATTCGCATCCCGAATCTCCCTATCGAACTTTACAACCATCGTTTCCTTTGGAGGGTAGGCTCGGCCATTGGGCATATGCTGAAGATCGACCGAACAACGTCTATCCATTCGAGAGGAAAATTTGCTCGCATATGTGTGGAGATCGACCTGACAAAACAACTTGTGCCACGTATCTCAGTCCTTGGATGCGAACTACACCTGAAATATGAGGGTCTATATCAAATTTGCTTCTCCTGTGGCAGGTACGGACACAGATCAGAGCCGTGTACGGAAAATCCATCAATTATTGGGGATCCTTTGGATGATGTCGGCACCGGAACCAATCTCCCGATGAACGGTACGACTGTTCATGGTGATAACCAAAATAGAAAGTTTGAAGAACCGCAAAATCAGCACAAAAATGACACTCATGGCAACGGTCAAAATAACCCTGATTTCGGGCCTTGGGTGATGGTCAAAAGATACTCCAATAAAAAGAAGATCCAAATAGGACAGAGATATTCACATGAAAATCAGAAGCAAGTTACCAAGAATAATTATGAAAAGGATGAGGTCCCAACAAGGAAAGATCCGGATGGATCACGTTTTACGATCTTGCACAAGGAAACTTCAGAAGACGCCCAGGTATGCTTGGAACGCGGTGATAAGACCCATAAGGAAATAGAAGTTAATGGGCTGCCTCAGACCCAAGCCCAACATGAGATGGTCAATTCCCCGATCCAGAAGAAGGTCCTGAGGCATAGAGCTGGAAAGAACCCGCAAAACCAAAAAAAGGCCTTGCCTCTTCCAAAAGGGTTATCTGACCCGGGTAGGAAACCAAACCACAacaaaaataaggaaaaaaatcCAATTATTGCCTCCCCCAACCCTAAAGGGTTGGCTGCTCAACCGAAAGCCGTCGAAGGAAAGGGTAAGGAGTCTGAACTTGAAGGTATGGAACTTATGGTCAAGGAGTATATGAAGAGGATGGAGCGAGAGAAATGGGAAGCCTTCAATTCTTCAAAGAATGCCCGTATGATGCTAGATCAACATGTGGTCCGGGAAAATATGCTATTCAACACTGAGATGAGTCACTATTCACTAGATGAACGCGCAGAAATTGGCGAGCCCAAAGGAAACCAAGTGAAGAAATCAGATGTACTCATGATAGAGGCTGGTTCTAGGGATAGCATTGAGGAAACATCCTCCAGGGGCCGTATAGGTCCAGACCACGGGGCCCCTGCCCGCAA GGGTACTGGCAGCAAAGCTTTCCCATCCATTATTCGGGACCTAAGACAGGAGTATGAGGCAAATTTCTTCTTTCTATTAGAAACTCATGTTAGTGGTTCTCGAGGCAAACAGATTCGGGACAAGATAGGGTTTGATAAATCCTTTGTTGTCGATGCTATGGGTCACTCTGGAGGAATATGGTGTCTCTGGGATTCCTCAGTTTGGAACGTGGATGTTTTGGATCATGATAGGCAGTATGTCCACCTTCAAGTTTCTGGTAAGAACTCGATTTCCTGGCTACTTATTGCTGTCTATGGTAGCCCCCAAAGGGTAACCAGAAGAGCCTTGTGGAACTCTCTCGAAGGGTATGCCAGGAATGTTAATCTCCCGTGGTGCCTGTTGGGGGATTTCAATGCCATGCTGCATGACTATAAAAAGCATGGAGGGACGATGAACAATAACCAAAGTGCCTGTAGGGAATTTCAAGAATGTATTTCGAATAGCGGCCTAGTTGATTTGGGTTACTCTGGATGGCCTTTCACTTGGAAGATAAGGAACCATGCGGAGAGACTTGACAGGGGGCTGAGTAACCTGGAGTGGCAAATTAGCTTTCCTGAGGCTTATGTGAAGCACCTTCCTATGCTTAAATCAGACCACTCGCCTATT gttccaacacatggctag